ataTGCGTGCTATGTATTCCTGGCCCAGTTAATAGTTTGGATTTGTTTAAAGAATGAAAAAATTAATCTGTATTTCTTTCACAATCAAACCATGGGTATCTAAAATATAGtattacattgttgttttttccatctgttacaaaatataaagttaattttaaaatcctgttttttttttaataccaccaCAATGTACTGTACTCAACATCACAAAAACAGTATAGTAACAGTATTGAATACTTACTTTCGGTTATCTGTACTGTAAACGTAATACATTACAAATCTTTAAGTAGTTTATGTTAAAAAGTCTACACACGACATTTATGGGAATAAATGTGCTGATCGATCTCTGCGCaaatactaaaaatatatatatgcatgggCCTATATGTAGTTTATATGGGCTTTTTCGATATACAAAAGAAAGCTCTCAACAGCAAACGCTGTCTATATTAGTATTGATATCTACTGTACCTAACCCAACACGCACTTTGATTTACAGGTCTGTGGTTCTACTTGTGTCTAAGCAAAGCGCATAAAGAGACCTTTTAAGGTCCATGTTGCTATTTGCTTTGAGGCTTGCTTTTTCCATTGACCGTCCATTGTTGACCCCATCACTGATTTCGAGTTGCTCTGTAGAATTGTTAAGAGATGCGTTGCTGCGGCTCCTCTTCAAGTCACTACAAGGGCTTTCCTGGCCACTGTTTGGCTCTTCCTTAAGAGAAGCGTGCTCTTCCTGGTCAGTCTCTCTGTGATAGAAGTAATTGAAGTTGGACACAATGACAGGTACTGGCAATGCAATGGTCAACACGCCGGCAATAGCACACAGAGAGCCTACAATTTTCCCTCCGACAGTAATGGGTCGCATATCTCCATAGCCTACGGTCGTCATGGTTACCACAGCCCACCAGAACGCATCAGGGATGCTGGAGAAATGGGACTCGGGCTCATCTGCCTCTGCAAAGTAAACACCGCTGGAGAACAGAATGACAccgataaacaaaaaaaagattaaaaggcCAAGCTCCCTCATACTGGCTTTCAGTGTCTGACCCAGAATCTGCAGCCCTTTGGAGTGTCTTGATAGCTTAAAGATCCTAAACACTCTGACCAGACGAATTACTCTTAGGATCGACAGTGACAACGCCTGTTGCCCGTTGTTGCCTTGTTGCTCTGCTAGTTCTGTGCCCAGGGTGATAAAATAGGGGATGATAGCCATAATATCTATTATGTTCATCATGTTTTTGGAAAACGCCGATTTACTGGGACAGGCAAAAAACCTTACAGTAAGCTCAAATGTGAACCAAATCACACAGGTAGTCTCTACTATAAAGAAAGGGTCTGACGTGCTACTCGGTGGCAGAGCCTGGGTACTATTAGCTCCACTGACAGACAGTGGTAGCTCTCTCTCATCTCGAAACTCTGGCAGCGTTTCCAAACAAAAGGTTATAATGGATATGACGATCACCAGAACAGATACAATGGCGATCCCCCGTGCTGGATTGGAGCTCTCCGGGTACTCGAAGATGAGCCATACCTGTTTCTGGAAGCCACTTTTTGTAGGCATAGGTCTCTCTTCCTCCTTAATAAATCCCTCGTCCTCCCTGAACTTCTCCATTGCTTCTTCCCCCAGCTCGTAAAAACGGATCTCATCCGCAAATATATCTATGGAGACGTTCACAGGTctccttattttcccacctgattGATAAAAATAAAGTATACCATCAAAACTGGGCCGATTCCGGTCGAAAAAGTACTCGTTTCTGAGGGGGTCAAAGTACTTTACCCTTTTATGGGGGTCCCCGAGCAAAGTGTCTGGGAACTGGTTCAGGGTTCCCAGTTGAGTTTCGAACCTGAGTCCAGCAATGTTAATTAATACCCGTTCGCTGTTCTCACCGTCCATATCCAAGATGTCTTCATCTAAAAGATGAGGGCTGTGATCAGCCCTCAGCAGAGCATCCATGGCATTCTCGCTGCTGCTGCAAGAATTATTCATGTTGTTCACTTTCCAAGAGTCCTGTTGCAGGCTGTTGCAATAGTTCATCTCTTTGCCGTATACCTCGTTCAGCCGAGACTGTGCAAAAGGTGCTTGGGGGAGATTCAGAAAGCTCGCGCACCCTCCACTGGCATTGCCTCCGCTCACAATGGCAGTAGCACCACGGTTTTCAAAAGTTACCAACACTATCTCCATTCCGAATCCATTAAATATTCATCAGAAACACACAACTGTGCAGTTAGATCAGCACTTTCCCTCTACTGCACACGCGCTTTCTTCAGATAAAGAGATCAGCACCGGATTAAACTGGAAATAATCCAGAACTCCCCCCGtataacagtaaataaataaataaataaataaataagatcagTCTTTATAAAATGAATAACACAACAAGAGGCGAGTGAGAAAGTATTAGTAGACCCGGATGAGAAAGTATTATTCATGACGTCAAAATTGCTCTTCTACACCAACGCTACGAGGGAATGCTTTGAAAATGTCTCTCCCTAACTGTCAAACAGTCTTCATTTTCTCTCTATATAATAACAAGTAAAAGTGGACGGCGAGGGCGACCCGTGCGTGTTCAATTGTCACGCATTTCATCCAGCAGGCATTGAACAATCTGTGGTGGAAGGAAAGACAGCTGCATTTCCACTTTAATATCCCATAACatctttttattaaaatgcccGGTGCTTTATGAAAATGCGCTCCATGCATGCAGGGGTATTATTTTCCATTGAAACCGAAAcagagtaataaataaataaaattaaaaacatcacCATTTGTTTGTCTTCTTTGAATGCTGCAGGTTTGAATCCACGTGTCTATTTTATTCCCTAGAGATAATTTGGTGTttttgtcgttgttgttgttgacatACACCTTTAAAATATAAACGAATTCAGTCAATATTTTAACAATGTGACGTTGATGTCAATATATAAAGGATGCTTTGAGTTCTTATGAAGAATGATAACAATGTTACATAATGAATATTTCAACACAACTTTACTGCACCATGTTAAAATGTAATCAACACAAACAGGCTTGCATGTAGACGGTTTTGTCGTCTGCCTTGTTATTCAATATTCTTGTTCTGTATGAGATAGCCTATAGTATTTAGCATGGTCTAGTCATTTGAAGAAACGTGAAACCCCTGAAGGAGATTGGAATTAGCACCGACAATAACCGCGTGATTACGTTATACAAAATTAAAGATGCTGATACGGATGTGGGTAGTGTAGTTAAATATAAGCAGTAAGATCTACTGGTCAGAAAATCAACACAGATTATATCTGGTCAATAGAACGTTGTGTGTTATATGGGGCGCCaagtatacaaatatatatatatatatatatatatatatatatatatatatatatatatatatatatatatatatagttcggATTTAAATCATGTAATTCTTCCaagatttaacaaaaacaaaacaaaaaaaaacatatttagcttaatacatacatgttcacaaaaacatacttaaaagttttgaaatgtataCTTTTAGATAtgatttataaatattgaaaatccTCATCTCAAATTCAGCATTTCAAATCAATATGAcaataaaactggaaaaaaaatgcttccgtctttaaatcttttttttttacacttggcaagtcaacattttgctgacatgttaaacctgggaatctaaaaataaatctgtgaaaaaacacAGGGAATTTGATGAATCCGAAAAAACATACTCTTTCagcattttaaagtaatttaaatgtttgtcattaGCAAATAAATCTGGAAAATAATtctggaaaaataaatgtttttttcagaataaatATTTACTTTGCAAGCTAAACCTGAAGGtaacatgcaaatgagtcccCGCCCATTTAAGCGTTTGACTTGGCATTCTATTGATAGAGGCGGGGAGAGTCTTTTTTCCTACCCATATTGGTGAAGAGACACACCTCAATGAAGCTGGGGGCGTGACAAGGGTGTGGTTTCAACTGAGAGACTGTTGTGATTGGATACAACTGAGAGTTTTGAAGAAGGGAGGGAGAGCAAGGCGAGAGAGCACAGGACAGAGAGAGTATCTAATTACCGTATACAAATAGTTCATTTTTCcctagaacagtggttctcaacctatTTCCATTTGTGGGCCGCATATGCAGCTATCTATGTGTTATGTGGGCCGCACCCACACAATATACTTACTACCTATATATCTATAAAAAGTATGTTTTGTATCTGTTATCTGATAGCAATGCCATACAAATCAATATAATTCattcaaatcaataaaatcattttaaatgaccaaaataagtaaaaatataaCTGTTACAACTTCCTTTGTTTGAAGCAGTAATTGCTTCACAGTCTGGTTGAAGATGGGTGACAGGACACCGCAGCTGTGCATGAAGGTCTGCAGCAGTCAAGCAAGCGCGATAGCGGGACTTAATCCGGCACGTGGCTGCGAACGTACGTTCACAAATGTAAGTCGGTCCAAACATAGACTGTATTTTGGCACTCAAAAGATGCAAATTTTGTCCAGCAATACATTTCCATAATTCCTGGACAGAAGTTGCATGCTGTGTCCCTGTTGCTCCCTGTCCCTGCAAATCTGACAGCTCTTCTTCCAGTTCATGCCGGGGAACATAAAATGTTGCGGCAAGGTCTTTAAGATGTAAAATGGGAAAGGTGAAAGGATCCCATAGAAAAGCACCAGCAGACTGTACTTTAACAAAAATCGGCAAAACGTGACTAAAACGTTTCTTGCTGCTGCTGTACCGTAGCAAcacatttttctcttttgttaCTTTCCAGAGCCCCTTCACATGCTTCATTTAAAATTGGAAAATGCGCGAGGTCTCCTTCTTTAATTTGAGCGATGTACAGTTCAAGTTTGATCTTAAAACTGGCAACAGCGCACATTAAATCAGTTGCTTTTCCTTCACACTGCAGTTGCAAATTCGGCTTATTTAGATGCCCAGTGAGGTCGACAAGAAATGCCACATCTTCCTTCCAGCTGTCATCTTTTAATTCAGGATATTTATCCTCCTCACCAATTTCAGAAAGAAACCGCACAATTTCTGGAAGTAATGCAACAAATCTTTGAAGACCCTTACCACGACTTAGCCATCTTACTTCTGTGTGTAACAGTATATCGCCATTTGATGAGTCAATTTCTCGCAGCAAAGAAACGAAACGGCGGTGTAGTAAGGGTCGAGCACGAATGAAGTTTATTACTTTCACAACTGTGTCCACTATTCCCTTCATGCGACCGTCTCCTAACTTGCTGTAGAGAGCCTGTTGATGCACAATACAGTGAAATGACAACAGATTTGGCTGCTCCCTTGTCATTTCAGCAACTAGTCCCCGATGTTTACCATTCATACGTGGAGCTCCATCTTGTTACAGAAACAACTGAATTTAGCGGAACATTCATTTCACCGCAAGCTGCAGATTTTTGTTTTATCCTTCTtatgactttgtttttgtttctcaaatCATTAAAGAGACAGTCTGAGGACTCTAAAAAGAATTATTTTAC
Above is a window of Acipenser ruthenus chromosome 14, fAciRut3.2 maternal haplotype, whole genome shotgun sequence DNA encoding:
- the LOC117419947 gene encoding potassium voltage-gated channel subfamily A member 1-like, whose product is MEIVLVTFENRGATAIVSGGNASGGCASFLNLPQAPFAQSRLNEVYGKEMNYCNSLQQDSWKVNNMNNSCSSSENAMDALLRADHSPHLLDEDILDMDGENSERVLINIAGLRFETQLGTLNQFPDTLLGDPHKRVKYFDPLRNEYFFDRNRPSFDGILYFYQSGGKIRRPVNVSIDIFADEIRFYELGEEAMEKFREDEGFIKEEERPMPTKSGFQKQVWLIFEYPESSNPARGIAIVSVLVIVISIITFCLETLPEFRDERELPLSVSGANSTQALPPSSTSDPFFIVETTCVIWFTFELTVRFFACPSKSAFSKNMMNIIDIMAIIPYFITLGTELAEQQGNNGQQALSLSILRVIRLVRVFRIFKLSRHSKGLQILGQTLKASMRELGLLIFFLFIGVILFSSGVYFAEADEPESHFSSIPDAFWWAVVTMTTVGYGDMRPITVGGKIVGSLCAIAGVLTIALPVPVIVSNFNYFYHRETDQEEHASLKEEPNSGQESPCSDLKRSRSNASLNNSTEQLEISDGVNNGRSMEKASLKANSNMDLKRSLYALCLDTSRTTDL